One genomic region from Caldibacillus debilis DSM 16016 encodes:
- a CDS encoding PadR family transcriptional regulator, with the protein MNGKISADLLRGHTDTIVLSILMQGDHYGYEIYKTILEKTEGLYELKEATLYSSYKRLEKEGCIIAYWGDETQGGRRKYYRITEKGRQQYYQNKADWEFTKKILNKLLGEEQG; encoded by the coding sequence ATGAATGGTAAGATTTCGGCCGACTTGTTGCGGGGGCATACGGACACGATCGTTTTAAGCATTTTAATGCAGGGCGATCATTACGGGTATGAAATTTATAAAACGATCCTGGAGAAAACCGAAGGGCTTTACGAGCTGAAGGAAGCGACCCTTTACTCCAGTTATAAACGTTTGGAAAAGGAAGGCTGCATTATCGCCTATTGGGGCGACGAAACCCAGGGGGGCAGGCGCAAATATTACCGGATCACCGAAAAGGGCAGGCAGCAATATTACCAGAACAAGGCCGACTGGGAATTTACCAAAAAAATCTTGAACAAATTATTAGGGGAGGAACAGGGATGA
- a CDS encoding ABC transporter ATP-binding protein, whose protein sequence is MKKKVIEFQNFSFKYESQKHPTLKNINLTIYEGEKVLIAGPSGSGKSTLGHCINGLIPFSYKGEITGSLKIMGKETREAGLFALSKMVGTVLQDPDGQFIGLTVGEDIAFALENDCVPQAEMLPIVEEAAKLVDMDGHLPASVHHLSGGQKQRVALAGVMVDQVGILLFDEPLANLDPATGKRAIDLIDQIQKEKNLTVLIIEHRLEDVLYRPVDRVIVMNEGTIVADMDPDELLAADILERVNLREPLYIKAAKYAGCTITKEMRPADLSRFRADTCREPLARWLEEVNVERPASGKPPILELEHLSFSYGPDAETIRDVSFAVHEGEMVSIVGKNGAGKSTVAKCICGFEKPASGRILYRGRDITDETIAERSSKIGMVLQNPNHMISKHLIFDEVALGLYARGLPEGEIRDRVEQTLKICGLYPYRHWPISALSFGQKKRVTIASILVLQPEILILDEPTAGQDFRRYTDIMEFLVHLNRQGVTILMITHDMHLMLEYTDRAIVLADGRKIADDRCVNILADEKLMAQANLKETSLFELAKKAGLPDPAKLVERFIAYDREVRGHGQRNAVVY, encoded by the coding sequence ATGAAAAAAAAAGTCATCGAATTTCAGAACTTCAGCTTTAAATACGAAAGCCAAAAACATCCGACGCTGAAAAACATCAATTTGACCATTTACGAAGGGGAAAAGGTGTTGATCGCCGGCCCTTCCGGATCGGGGAAAAGCACCCTCGGCCATTGCATCAACGGGCTGATCCCCTTTTCCTACAAAGGCGAGATCACGGGAAGTTTAAAAATTATGGGGAAGGAAACGAGGGAGGCCGGCCTTTTCGCTTTATCGAAGATGGTTGGCACCGTTTTGCAGGATCCGGACGGGCAGTTCATCGGTCTCACGGTCGGGGAGGACATCGCCTTCGCGCTGGAAAATGACTGTGTGCCGCAAGCGGAAATGCTGCCGATCGTGGAGGAAGCGGCGAAGCTGGTGGACATGGACGGGCATTTGCCGGCGTCCGTCCACCATTTGTCCGGCGGACAAAAGCAGCGGGTCGCATTGGCCGGGGTCATGGTGGACCAGGTCGGCATCCTGCTCTTCGACGAGCCTTTGGCCAATCTTGACCCGGCCACCGGCAAGCGTGCGATCGATTTGATCGATCAGATCCAGAAAGAGAAAAATTTGACGGTGCTGATCATCGAACATCGCCTGGAGGATGTGTTGTATCGTCCCGTCGACCGGGTCATCGTCATGAACGAAGGAACGATCGTTGCCGACATGGACCCGGATGAATTGCTGGCCGCCGACATTTTGGAAAGGGTCAACCTTCGGGAACCTTTGTATATTAAAGCCGCCAAATACGCCGGCTGCACGATTACGAAGGAAATGAGGCCGGCGGATCTTTCCCGGTTCCGGGCGGATACCTGCCGCGAACCGCTTGCCCGCTGGCTGGAAGAGGTGAACGTGGAAAGGCCGGCCTCCGGCAAACCGCCGATCTTGGAACTGGAGCACCTTTCCTTTTCCTACGGGCCCGATGCGGAAACGATCCGTGACGTTTCCTTTGCCGTCCATGAAGGGGAAATGGTCAGCATCGTCGGGAAGAACGGCGCGGGCAAATCGACGGTCGCCAAATGTATCTGCGGGTTCGAAAAACCGGCGTCGGGACGGATTTTGTACCGCGGAAGGGATATTACCGACGAAACGATTGCGGAACGATCGTCCAAGATCGGCATGGTCCTGCAAAACCCGAACCATATGATTTCCAAGCATCTGATTTTCGACGAGGTCGCCCTCGGCCTGTACGCCCGGGGGCTGCCGGAAGGGGAAATCAGGGACCGGGTGGAGCAGACCTTGAAAATTTGCGGATTGTATCCCTACCGCCATTGGCCGATCTCCGCCCTGAGCTTCGGGCAAAAAAAGCGGGTGACGATCGCTTCGATCCTGGTCCTGCAGCCGGAGATCCTCATCCTGGACGAGCCGACGGCCGGCCAGGATTTCCGGCGTTATACCGATATCATGGAATTTTTGGTTCATTTGAACCGGCAAGGGGTCACGATTTTAATGATTACCCATGATATGCACCTGATGCTCGAATACACCGACCGGGCCATCGTCCTTGCCGATGGGAGAAAGATCGCCGACGACAGATGCGTGAACATCCTCGCCGACGAGAAGCTGATGGCGCAGGCTAATTTAAAAGAAACCTCCCTTTTTGAACTGGCGAAAAAAGCCGGCTTGCCGGATCCGGCCAAATTGGTGGAACGGTTTATCGCTTACGACAGGGAGGTGAGGGGTCATGGCCAGCGAAATGCTGTCGTATATTGA
- a CDS encoding anti-sigma factor domain-containing protein, which translates to MKSNHVPETKMVEWILGTLPEKEREAIAGHLDRCAECRELLNSWRGLGIEKTAEYRRPSPAHKERIWMKAEKRKSKTFRPIFGLTAGLASLTVIAAVFSKLTFDSPRESDHYQIVQNEEVPVQRIIHNPNTKRFPIQPLSDFEDMNGMIWLNDTTREMLMEINGLDVFSTRDYQLWIIYTNDEIKGELLTIDNGSSRIFIKGEDVKDFKLIKASLEPKGGSRKPTGPETFIVHLKEE; encoded by the coding sequence ATGAAATCTAATCATGTCCCCGAAACGAAGATGGTTGAATGGATTTTGGGAACATTGCCGGAAAAGGAAAGGGAAGCCATTGCCGGCCATCTGGACCGGTGCGCGGAATGCCGGGAACTTTTGAACAGCTGGCGCGGGTTGGGGATCGAAAAAACCGCCGAATATCGCCGGCCCTCCCCGGCCCATAAAGAGCGGATCTGGATGAAGGCGGAAAAGAGGAAAAGCAAAACGTTCCGGCCCATTTTCGGACTGACCGCCGGATTGGCGAGCCTCACCGTGATCGCCGCGGTTTTTTCGAAGCTCACCTTTGATTCTCCCCGGGAAAGCGATCATTACCAAATCGTCCAAAATGAAGAAGTCCCGGTCCAGCGGATCATCCACAATCCGAACACCAAACGGTTCCCCATTCAGCCCTTATCCGATTTTGAAGATATGAACGGGATGATCTGGCTGAACGACACGACGCGGGAAATGCTCATGGAGATCAACGGGCTGGACGTCTTCAGCACGAGGGATTATCAATTGTGGATCATTTATACCAATGACGAAATCAAGGGGGAACTCCTGACGATCGACAACGGCTCTTCCCGGATTTTTATTAAAGGGGAAGACGTGAAGGATTTCAAATTGATCAAGGCGAGCCTCGAACCGAAGGGAGGAAGCCGGAAACCGACCGGGCCGGAAACCTTTATCGTCCATTTAAAAGAAGAATAA
- a CDS encoding permease prefix domain 1-containing protein, with amino-acid sequence MKTDIHAYIEDLFKGYEETPELRDFKEEIISNLMERIEDLKKSGMNEDEAFTKAVGELGNITAIADEISKEKRKEVIGKMYIEPGTKVDWKHALGYVTAGGILFFGIVSALTAYFATGKIFIGVSSLMPFLVISGSAFIFLGLTQETKRNYPMPWKRALLYALAGGTLLFGLNASITEYLSNHVPSFAAIGTLIPFVIPAACVLGFLLLTEKKRHKPWVAEEQKILMERYAESYAQKYSNPEYLTARGLLSGALWIIAIAAFALIWMIFSIKYAWIAIVLAVAFELLIELWFHTRKSK; translated from the coding sequence ATGAAAACCGATATTCATGCCTATATCGAAGATTTGTTTAAAGGTTACGAGGAAACGCCCGAATTGCGGGATTTCAAAGAAGAAATCATTTCCAATTTGATGGAACGGATCGAGGATCTGAAAAAGAGCGGAATGAACGAGGACGAAGCCTTTACAAAGGCGGTCGGAGAGCTGGGCAACATCACGGCCATCGCCGATGAAATCAGTAAAGAAAAACGCAAGGAGGTAATCGGAAAGATGTATATTGAACCAGGGACAAAGGTGGATTGGAAACATGCCTTGGGCTATGTGACGGCCGGCGGCATCCTCTTCTTCGGGATCGTCTCCGCCTTGACCGCTTACTTTGCGACGGGGAAAATCTTTATCGGCGTATCGTCCCTGATGCCCTTCCTTGTCATTTCAGGATCCGCCTTTATTTTCCTGGGCCTTACCCAGGAAACGAAAAGAAATTATCCGATGCCCTGGAAACGGGCGCTCTTGTACGCCCTGGCCGGCGGAACCCTTCTCTTCGGCCTGAACGCGTCGATAACGGAATATTTATCCAACCATGTCCCGTCCTTCGCCGCGATCGGCACATTGATTCCCTTTGTCATTCCGGCCGCCTGCGTGCTCGGTTTTCTCCTGTTGACGGAGAAGAAGCGGCATAAACCTTGGGTGGCGGAAGAACAAAAAATCTTGATGGAACGCTATGCCGAATCCTATGCCCAAAAATACAGCAATCCCGAATACCTGACCGCAAGGGGGCTCTTGTCCGGCGCCCTTTGGATCATCGCCATCGCCGCCTTCGCCCTCATCTGGATGATCTTTTCCATAAAATATGCCTGGATCGCCATCGTGCTGGCCGTTGCCTTTGAATTGCTCATCGAATTGTGGTTCCATACGAGAAAATCGAAATGA
- a CDS encoding ABC transporter permease → MNVLTLSLALIFVLIPLLLAKTFQLDLERDMVVAVIRSIIQLLLVGYILQFVFDSEHFLYILLMLTLMIAAAVQNARKKGASIRGIGWKLTVTFVFIEVLTQGILIGFRITPASAQYIIPISGMVIGNSMVLAILFLNRFTAEVKGRQEETELILSLGGTPKQAIHQPLLASIKASTIPTIESQKTIGLVQLPGTMSGQIIAGASPVQAVQFQLLILFLLLTTAVITSLLLGYLSYPALFNERMQFLQEPSD, encoded by the coding sequence TTGAACGTTCTAACCTTGTCGCTCGCCCTGATTTTTGTCCTGATCCCGCTCCTTTTAGCCAAAACCTTTCAACTGGATTTGGAAAGGGACATGGTCGTTGCCGTTATACGCTCCATCATCCAGCTTCTTTTGGTCGGATACATTTTGCAGTTCGTTTTCGACTCGGAGCATTTTCTTTACATCTTGCTCATGCTGACGCTGATGATCGCCGCCGCCGTTCAAAACGCCCGGAAAAAAGGGGCGTCCATCAGGGGCATCGGCTGGAAATTAACGGTGACCTTCGTCTTCATCGAAGTTTTGACCCAGGGCATTTTGATCGGATTCCGCATTACGCCGGCCTCCGCCCAATATATCATCCCGATCTCGGGGATGGTGATCGGCAACTCCATGGTGTTGGCCATATTGTTTCTCAACCGGTTCACCGCCGAAGTAAAGGGCCGGCAGGAGGAAACGGAATTGATCCTCTCCTTGGGCGGGACGCCGAAACAGGCCATCCATCAGCCGCTCCTCGCTTCCATAAAGGCAAGCACCATCCCCACCATCGAAAGCCAGAAAACGATCGGGCTCGTCCAGCTGCCCGGGACGATGAGCGGGCAAATCATCGCGGGGGCAAGCCCCGTGCAGGCGGTGCAGTTCCAGCTCTTGATTTTGTTCCTTTTGCTGACGACGGCCGTGATTACCAGCCTTTTGCTTGGGTATTTATCCTATCCCGCGTTGTTTAACGAAAGAATGCAATTTTTGCAGGAACCTTCGGATTGA
- a CDS encoding SAM hydrolase/SAM-dependent halogenase family protein — protein MNGLLVLQTDFGLSDGAVSAMYGVALGVSRDIRIFDLTHDIPQYNIWEASYRLYQTIAYWPENTVFISVVDPGVGTARKSIAVRTKSNHVVVTPDNGTITHIKKYIGIEDVRLIDEQVHRLPGSAHSYTFYGRDVYAYVGAKLASGKIAFHETGPEISPEEVVELPVSEAVIQDGAVKGNIDVLDVRFGNLWTNIDRSLFLQLGAQYGDLFEVTIENSTRQVYKNIMTFGRSFADSHLGEPLLYVNSLDKIGVAINQGSFAKAYHIESGNKWKITIRKVDGKNCQ, from the coding sequence GTGAACGGCTTATTGGTGCTGCAAACGGACTTCGGTTTGAGCGACGGAGCCGTATCGGCGATGTACGGGGTGGCCCTCGGCGTCAGCAGGGACATCCGGATCTTTGATCTGACCCACGACATTCCCCAGTACAATATTTGGGAGGCATCCTACCGGCTGTATCAGACCATCGCTTATTGGCCGGAAAATACCGTGTTCATTTCCGTGGTCGATCCGGGGGTCGGCACGGCAAGGAAAAGCATCGCCGTCCGGACGAAATCCAACCATGTGGTGGTGACCCCGGACAACGGAACGATTACCCATATCAAAAAATATATCGGCATCGAAGATGTCCGGCTGATCGATGAGCAGGTACACCGGCTGCCCGGTTCGGCCCATTCCTACACCTTCTACGGCCGGGATGTTTATGCCTATGTCGGTGCCAAGCTGGCTTCGGGAAAGATCGCTTTTCATGAAACCGGGCCGGAAATTTCGCCGGAGGAAGTGGTGGAATTGCCGGTTTCTGAGGCGGTCATCCAGGATGGTGCCGTGAAGGGAAACATCGACGTTTTGGACGTCCGCTTCGGAAATCTGTGGACGAACATCGACCGGAGCCTGTTTTTGCAGCTGGGTGCGCAATACGGGGATTTATTCGAGGTCACCATTGAAAATTCCACCAGGCAAGTCTATAAAAATATTATGACCTTCGGACGTTCCTTTGCGGACAGCCATTTGGGCGAGCCCTTGTTGTATGTGAATTCCCTCGATAAGATCGGCGTCGCCATCAATCAGGGATCCTTTGCGAAGGCCTATCATATCGAATCCGGCAACAAATGGAAGATCACGATCCGCAAGGTGGACGGGAAGAATTGCCAATGA
- a CDS encoding ECF-type riboflavin transporter substrate-binding protein, which translates to MKKEALSVRTIVAIGIGAAVFVILGRFASIPTGIPNSNIEVTYPFLALMAVVFGPVAGGLIGLIGHALKDLIMYGSVWWSWVFVSFLVGILFGLGGKRIDVASGEFGRKQIIAFNVTQVVAQAIGWFLVAPVLDILIYAEPANKVFVQGLTVGITDMVTVGVLGTLLLALYAKTRTKKGSLDVEQ; encoded by the coding sequence ATGAAAAAAGAAGCGTTGTCCGTGCGAACCATCGTTGCCATCGGCATCGGTGCCGCCGTGTTTGTGATTCTCGGCCGGTTTGCGTCCATCCCGACGGGGATCCCCAATTCGAACATTGAGGTCACCTATCCGTTTTTGGCCCTGATGGCCGTTGTCTTCGGGCCCGTGGCGGGCGGGCTGATCGGATTGATCGGCCATGCGCTGAAAGACCTGATTATGTACGGTTCCGTTTGGTGGAGCTGGGTTTTCGTCAGCTTCCTCGTCGGAATCCTGTTCGGGCTCGGCGGCAAGAGGATCGACGTCGCATCGGGCGAATTCGGCAGGAAACAGATCATTGCCTTCAACGTGACCCAAGTGGTTGCCCAAGCGATCGGCTGGTTTCTCGTGGCCCCCGTCCTGGATATCCTCATTTACGCGGAACCGGCCAACAAGGTTTTCGTGCAGGGGCTGACCGTGGGAATCACCGATATGGTCACCGTCGGGGTTCTCGGGACATTGCTGTTGGCCCTCTATGCGAAAACCCGTACGAAAAAGGGAAGCCTTGATGTGGAACAATAA
- a CDS encoding ABC transporter ATP-binding protein: MLPDPLVPALRFHRVNYSASGVPILKNITGIFPKGKITAVVGPSGAGKSTLFRLCNGLRPPDSGEIYVNEKPIADYDPPELRRKVGIAMQNAPMVDGTVMDNLELPKKLQGKRLSEREAFQWMDLVGLESRFLHHPAKELSGGQRQKVSIARTLVNRPEILLLDEITSSLDPVSTQDIEELILRINGEFGTTILWITHALEQAIRIGNYTWVLMDGELAASGEISLLRSPADERVKRFVKGEED, from the coding sequence GTGTTGCCTGACCCACTCGTCCCTGCCCTCAGATTTCACCGCGTCAACTATTCCGCCTCCGGAGTCCCGATTTTAAAAAATATCACCGGCATCTTCCCGAAAGGGAAAATCACCGCCGTCGTCGGCCCGTCGGGGGCGGGAAAATCCACTTTGTTCCGCTTGTGCAACGGATTGCGGCCGCCGGATTCCGGCGAGATCTATGTAAACGAAAAACCCATTGCCGATTACGATCCGCCGGAATTGCGAAGAAAAGTCGGGATCGCTATGCAGAACGCCCCGATGGTGGACGGAACGGTGATGGATAATTTGGAACTCCCGAAAAAACTGCAAGGGAAACGGCTTTCCGAACGGGAAGCTTTTCAATGGATGGACCTTGTCGGACTGGAGAGCCGATTTTTGCATCATCCGGCCAAAGAACTGTCCGGCGGGCAGCGGCAAAAAGTTTCCATCGCCCGCACCCTTGTCAATCGCCCGGAAATTTTGCTGTTGGATGAGATCACATCATCCCTCGACCCGGTTTCCACCCAAGACATCGAGGAATTGATTCTCCGGATCAACGGGGAATTCGGCACAACCATCCTTTGGATTACCCACGCTTTGGAACAGGCGATCCGCATCGGCAACTATACTTGGGTCCTGATGGACGGGGAACTCGCTGCAAGCGGGGAGATCTCTCTCCTGCGATCGCCCGCCGACGAAAGGGTCAAACGGTTTGTGAAGGGGGAAGAGGATTGA
- a CDS encoding SF0329 family protein: MRWSKLKKQLEDFLCPALKGRVEYWVTNYRKAHDRLGRAYITIDGKEVINMCTLKKEIAVFQMEKALMDRGENFSDMTAGGNGAPELPKEADFPEEAMAEMDDPGRINEWAHQMAEKQNLFAQYDFFAAAAQFLQTPIRESLKSGHPIIKGMALLDRRVGKRTLLALKDAMEQENDLVKFFYKLRCKAESIQID, from the coding sequence ATGAGGTGGAGCAAACTGAAAAAACAATTGGAAGATTTCCTTTGTCCTGCCCTGAAAGGCCGTGTGGAATATTGGGTCACGAATTACCGGAAAGCCCATGACCGCCTGGGAAGAGCGTACATTACCATCGACGGAAAGGAAGTCATCAACATGTGCACGTTGAAGAAAGAAATCGCCGTCTTCCAAATGGAAAAAGCCTTGATGGACCGCGGGGAAAATTTTTCGGATATGACGGCCGGCGGAAATGGAGCCCCTGAGCTGCCGAAAGAGGCGGACTTCCCGGAAGAGGCGATGGCGGAAATGGACGATCCCGGCAGGATCAACGAATGGGCCCATCAAATGGCTGAAAAACAGAACCTCTTCGCCCAATACGATTTTTTTGCCGCTGCCGCACAATTTTTGCAGACACCGATCCGGGAATCGCTGAAATCCGGCCATCCCATCATCAAGGGAATGGCGCTTCTTGACCGGAGGGTAGGGAAAAGGACCCTCCTCGCTTTGAAGGATGCCATGGAACAAGAAAATGACCTTGTCAAATTTTTTTATAAGCTGAGGTGTAAGGCGGAATCCATTCAAATCGATTAA
- a CDS encoding RDD family protein gives MKLTVKRLLAYGLDFVLLASVLVSLQWTLYLVTGGFPFVRFDAGHEIELWVLLTFSLPVWGYFIWCEGKKQQTAGKFFLRLKVVNAGGAKIRWRQAFLRTLIRLLPWELTHLIILVPEPWWTVEVPENEIWIWVPNVLMAASIAVLFVSKGKKGIHDFAAKTTVVSAGGARG, from the coding sequence ATGAAATTAACCGTGAAGAGGCTCTTGGCCTATGGACTGGATTTTGTACTGTTGGCTTCCGTATTGGTTTCACTGCAATGGACGCTTTACCTGGTGACGGGGGGGTTTCCTTTCGTCCGCTTTGACGCCGGGCATGAAATCGAACTTTGGGTACTGTTGACCTTTTCGCTGCCGGTGTGGGGGTATTTTATCTGGTGTGAAGGAAAAAAGCAGCAAACCGCCGGCAAGTTCTTCCTTCGACTGAAGGTGGTAAATGCCGGCGGGGCGAAGATCCGTTGGCGGCAGGCGTTCCTCCGTACTTTGATCCGCCTCCTTCCGTGGGAATTGACCCATCTGATCATTCTCGTTCCGGAACCGTGGTGGACGGTTGAGGTTCCGGAAAATGAAATTTGGATATGGGTGCCCAATGTTCTGATGGCCGCCTCCATCGCAGTCTTATTTGTGTCGAAAGGAAAAAAAGGAATCCATGATTTTGCGGCGAAAACGACGGTGGTTTCAGCCGGCGGGGCCCGGGGATAA
- a CDS encoding type I restriction-modification system subunit M: protein MNNREMVQKLWNLCNILRDDGITYHQYVTELTYLLFLKMMKETGQEYMIPEKYRWDSLVEKDGAELKGHYARLLTDLGKEENQLLRQIYHDAKSNIRKPENLRKIIQSINHLDWYNAKQEGLGDLYEGLLEKNASEFKSGAGQYFTPRVLVNVMVELVDPQPGERCHDPAAGTFGFMVAAARHVREQTGQYSRLSDEEVKFQKYQAFSGVELVPDTHRLAVMNALLHDIHGEIVLGDTLSPLGERLKNFDVILTNPPFGTKKGGERVKRNDFTFQTANKQLNFLQHVYRALKPDGKARAAVVVPDNVLFEEGIGADIRRELMEMCNLHTILRLPTGIFYAPGVKTNVLFFTRGEKDTGNTKEVWVYDLRTDMPSFGKRNPLTREHFTGFIRAYTAEDRRQVKDERWNVFTREEIAKNGDNLDIGLLSFAPLYNPEKLPDPIAKSEEAVEKLGMAISLINEVIAELKAAEQRGRR from the coding sequence ATGAACAACCGGGAAATGGTACAAAAGCTGTGGAATTTATGCAATATCCTCCGGGATGATGGCATTACCTACCATCAATACGTGACGGAGTTGACATACTTGCTTTTCCTGAAAATGATGAAGGAAACCGGGCAGGAATACATGATCCCGGAAAAATACCGCTGGGATTCGTTGGTGGAAAAGGACGGAGCGGAACTGAAGGGACATTACGCCCGGCTGCTGACGGATTTGGGAAAGGAAGAAAATCAACTTTTAAGGCAGATTTATCATGATGCCAAATCCAACATCCGGAAGCCGGAAAATTTGCGGAAAATCATCCAATCCATCAACCATTTGGATTGGTATAACGCGAAGCAGGAAGGGCTGGGCGACTTATATGAAGGTCTTTTGGAAAAAAATGCCAGCGAATTCAAGTCGGGAGCGGGCCAATATTTTACTCCCCGGGTCCTCGTGAACGTTATGGTCGAGCTGGTCGACCCCCAGCCCGGGGAACGTTGCCACGACCCGGCCGCGGGCACCTTCGGGTTTATGGTCGCCGCCGCCCGGCATGTGCGGGAGCAAACGGGACAATATTCCCGCTTATCCGATGAAGAAGTCAAGTTTCAAAAGTATCAGGCCTTTTCCGGAGTCGAACTCGTTCCCGACACCCACCGCCTGGCGGTCATGAATGCCCTGCTGCACGATATCCACGGAGAAATTGTGTTGGGGGACACCCTTTCGCCCCTCGGCGAAAGACTGAAAAATTTCGATGTGATCTTGACCAATCCGCCCTTCGGTACGAAAAAGGGGGGAGAGAGGGTGAAGCGCAACGATTTTACCTTCCAAACGGCGAACAAACAGCTCAATTTCCTCCAGCATGTCTACCGGGCATTAAAACCGGACGGGAAGGCCCGGGCCGCCGTCGTCGTCCCGGATAACGTTTTGTTCGAAGAGGGCATCGGTGCCGACATCCGCCGGGAATTGATGGAGATGTGCAATCTGCACACCATCTTGCGCCTGCCCACGGGCATTTTTTACGCCCCGGGGGTGAAGACGAACGTTTTATTTTTTACGAGGGGAGAAAAGGATACGGGCAACACGAAGGAGGTGTGGGTCTACGACCTGCGGACGGACATGCCTTCCTTCGGAAAACGGAATCCGTTGACAAGGGAGCATTTTACCGGGTTTATCCGGGCCTATACGGCCGAAGACCGCAGGCAGGTGAAAGATGAGCGCTGGAACGTGTTCACCCGGGAGGAAATCGCGAAAAACGGCGACAACCTGGACATCGGGCTCCTTTCCTTCGCCCCCCTTTACAACCCGGAAAAATTGCCGGACCCGATCGCCAAGTCGGAAGAGGCGGTGGAAAAGCTGGGCATGGCCATTTCTTTAATCAATGAAGTGATCGCCGAATTGAAGGCCGCCGAACAAAGGGGCAGGCGTTGA
- a CDS encoding energy-coupling factor transporter transmembrane component T family protein produces the protein MASEMLSYIDRPSPVHRLTGAAKLLCFLLWSSAAMLTYDTRVLLFLFAMAIVIFRISRIKWKEVSFVLIFILVFLLINNIAIYLFSPQEGVKIYGTRHVLLELGGRYDVTAEQLFYQFNITLKYFTVIPAALLFMVTTHPSEFAASLNRIGVSYRIAYAVSLALRYIPDIQREFRNISRAQQARGLDMSKKEKLHRRLKNAFSILAPLVLSSIDRIETITNAMELRGFGKKKRRTWYSARPFHKRDFLAVFLFALIFLASVLITFHDGRRFYNPFLP, from the coding sequence ATGGCCAGCGAAATGCTGTCGTATATTGACCGGCCGTCTCCCGTCCACCGGCTGACCGGCGCCGCCAAATTGCTCTGTTTTCTTTTGTGGTCCAGCGCGGCGATGTTGACCTACGATACCCGGGTGCTCCTTTTTTTGTTTGCCATGGCCATCGTGATTTTCCGGATTTCTAGGATAAAATGGAAGGAAGTCTCCTTTGTCCTGATTTTCATTTTGGTGTTTTTGCTCATCAACAATATCGCCATCTACCTATTTTCCCCGCAGGAAGGGGTAAAGATCTATGGTACGCGCCATGTGCTGCTGGAACTGGGCGGAAGGTACGACGTGACCGCGGAACAGCTGTTTTACCAATTCAATATTACCTTGAAATATTTCACCGTGATCCCCGCCGCCCTCCTTTTCATGGTAACGACCCACCCGAGCGAATTCGCCGCCTCTTTGAACCGGATCGGGGTCAGCTACCGGATCGCCTATGCCGTTTCCCTCGCGCTCCGGTATATTCCGGACATCCAAAGGGAATTTCGCAACATCTCCAGGGCCCAGCAGGCGCGGGGACTGGATATGTCCAAAAAGGAGAAGCTCCACCGGCGGCTGAAAAACGCCTTTTCCATCCTGGCGCCCCTCGTCCTTTCCAGCATCGACCGGATCGAGACGATCACCAACGCCATGGAGCTTCGCGGTTTCGGGAAAAAGAAGAGGAGGACCTGGTACAGCGCCCGCCCCTTTCACAAGAGGGATTTCCTGGCCGTTTTCCTGTTCGCCCTGATCTTCCTCGCGTCCGTTCTCATCACCTTCCATGACGGCAGGCGGTTTTACAATCCCTTTCTTCCGTAA